From the Streptomyces nodosus genome, the window CCCGTGCCCGGCGAGTTCGCCGCAGGCGCGGTCCACGTCCTGCCAGGCGGTCAGGGATTCGGCGAGCGGTACGGCTTTGGAGTAGGGCAGGTTGTACGAGATGCCGCCGCCCTCGAACGAGGTGATGCCGGAGGCGACGGAGACGTCGAAGAGGAGGCGGGCGTCGGGGGATCCGTGCCGGATCTCCAGCGGCGCGTCGACCAGTTCGTTCAGTTCACGGCCGCGCTGCCAGCCGTGGGCGACCAGCGGGTAGCCGTTGAGGTCGGCCGGCCGCAGGTGCAGGGTGCGGCGGGCCTCGCCGAACCGTTTGAGGCGGGTGTGGGAGTCGATGGTCAGCGTCAGGATGTCGGGGCGGGCTTCTTCCTCCAGGGTCGTCAGGAGCCGCTTCATCTGCTCGTGGCCGCCGACGCCGCAGCGCGGCTGCAGGGCGACCCGACCCCGGTCCTTGCAGTCCTGGAGGATCTCGGCGGCGGTGGGCTTGCCGAGCGAGGCGATGTACGCGGCGGACTGGGACGGCGTGGGCAGCGAGGTCGCGCAGGCCGGTGGGACGGTGTTGGAGCGAGCGCCGGCGGGCGGGACGGAGGTGACGCTCATGACGCCGCCAGATCGGTGAGCCGGGTACCGCGGCCGTCGGGCCGTAACCGGTCGAGGAGGCGGGGCAGTTCGGCGGCGTCGGTCAGGATGTGGTCCACTCCGGCGGCGTACAGGCGGTCGTGGGCCGAGGCGTCCTTGTGGCTGCCGACGGAGAGGTTGCCGCCGACGACGACGGGGCAAGTGATCCGGCCCGACCGCTTGGCCTGGTCGAGGCCGCGCAGGTCCTCGTGGACATGGCCGTTGAGGCTGCCGATGACTACGGCCTCGGCGTGCGGGTACCGCTCGCAGGCGTCGGCGAACTCCTCGACGGCCGTGCAGGTGCCGAGGTTGACGACGTGGTAGCCGAGGCCGCGCAGGGAGTGGGCGATGAGGTGGTTGGCGACCGCATGGCTGTCGCTGGCCGCCACGCCGAGGACGACCGTACGGGGTGCGGAGTGCTGGTCCGGCAAAGTACGCATCGGGCTTCCTGGTTCGGTGTCGTTGGTGGGGTGGTGTGGGTGGCTGTGCGGTCAGTCGTCGAAAGCGGCGAAGAGCTCGCGCTTGCTCACGGACCTCAGCCGGTCGACGTCGAATTCCTCGGGGTCGGCGGCGGCCAGTGAGTCGAAGACGTGGCTGATCGCGGGCACCAGGCCCCAGACCTCGTGGTACGGCGGCTGCCCCGGCGCGAGGCGTTCGGCGTCCTCCTGGCGGGCGAAGACGTAGTTCGGCCAGTTGGCGGCGCGCGGGTGACGGTGGTGGAAGTCGTGGACCACGGTGTCGCCGGTCAGTACGAGGTAGCGGGACGGGGCGTGCACGAACAGCAGCCGCAGGGTCCAGCGCGTCCATGCCAGGGCGCGGCGTGCGGCAGGCATCTGCGGTGCGGGGGCCGGGTCGCCGAGGAAGATGGCGTTGGTCAGCGAGGCGAAGTACGCCCGGCTGCGGCGGTCCTCGAGGCTGGGCTCGGGGAAGGTGTGCTTGACGCACAGCCGCAGGGTGTTGCTGACCTGGAACAGCGGGACGAGCGGCACGAACCAGACGACGAGGAGGGCCGGCCAGGTGCCGGTCGCCGCCGTGACCAGGGCGAGCGTGCCGTAGAGGGTGACGGCCGCCACTTTCTCGGTGCGCGCCGACTCGTTCCAGAAGGAGCGCGCACGGGAGACGGCGAAGGCGAAGTGGAAGCGCGGGGAGGCCAGTTTTCCGAGGAGGCGGCGCCACATGCGGCGGCGGGTCATGCCCGGGTGCAGATCCAGGCTGACCAGGAAGGCCTGGACCGTGGGGTCCTTCAGCGTCATGTGGTCGAGCGCGTGGTGGTCGCTGACGTGTTCGCGGCTGTAGCGCTGGAAGTTCTGAATGATCAGGAGGCTGGACACGGCGTGGCCCATGGCCCGGTCGGGACTGCGGCGGCGGTACATGTTCCGGTGCGAGCACTGGTGGTAGATCATCATCCGCAGGTTGCGCATCCCGTGCAGTGTCACCGCCCAGCCGGCGGCGAGCAGCAGCAGGAACGGCCCGCCGAGGGCGTAGGCCAGCGTGCTGATGAGGACACCGGCGGCCATCGACGTCGTGGCGGTCACCAGGTGGAAGGTGGGTGTCCAGCCCGGGGACCGCTGGCCGGGCAGTGCCTTGCCCGTGAGGATCGTCAGCGGGAACTGGAGGAATCCCGGGAGCACGGTCATGGACTCGCGCGGATCACGGGTTGCCGGAGCGGGCAGGATGCCGGTGGCCGGAGCGGGGGTGCCTTGCTGGTCGAGCAGTGCCAT encodes:
- a CDS encoding fatty acid desaturase translates to MALLDQQGTPAPATGILPAPATRDPRESMTVLPGFLQFPLTILTGKALPGQRSPGWTPTFHLVTATTSMAAGVLISTLAYALGGPFLLLLAAGWAVTLHGMRNLRMMIYHQCSHRNMYRRRSPDRAMGHAVSSLLIIQNFQRYSREHVSDHHALDHMTLKDPTVQAFLVSLDLHPGMTRRRMWRRLLGKLASPRFHFAFAVSRARSFWNESARTEKVAAVTLYGTLALVTAATGTWPALLVVWFVPLVPLFQVSNTLRLCVKHTFPEPSLEDRRSRAYFASLTNAIFLGDPAPAPQMPAARRALAWTRWTLRLLFVHAPSRYLVLTGDTVVHDFHHRHPRAANWPNYVFARQEDAERLAPGQPPYHEVWGLVPAISHVFDSLAAADPEEFDVDRLRSVSKRELFAAFDD
- a CDS encoding cobalamin-dependent protein (Presence of a B(12) (cobalamin)-binding domain implies dependence on cobalamin itself, in one of its several forms, or in some unusual lineages, dependence on a cobalamin-like analog.), giving the protein MRTLPDQHSAPRTVVLGVAASDSHAVANHLIAHSLRGLGYHVVNLGTCTAVEEFADACERYPHAEAVVIGSLNGHVHEDLRGLDQAKRSGRITCPVVVGGNLSVGSHKDASAHDRLYAAGVDHILTDAAELPRLLDRLRPDGRGTRLTDLAAS